The window TTCAAGATAATGGCATTGGTATAGATGAAAAATATCATGATAAAATCTTTCAGATTTTCCAAAGACTACATTCAAAATCAAGCTATTCAGGCACAGGTTTAGGATTAGCCATATGTAAAAAAATTCTTAAGAAATATGGGGGTGATATATGGGTGGAATCAAAAGTTGGAGAAGGAAGCAGTTTCTTTTTTAGTATTCCTAAGAAAATAAAGTTGTAAAAAATTATAAGTCCGTCTATAAAATTGTTCAAACATGCGATCGCATTAATTTGTAGTATTGCCTCTTATGAATGTACGATCAATATATCTTACTATTGCATTTTTCTTTGCCTCAATAATTACTTCCTTTGCTCAAAATGTAGCTCAGGAAACAGTTTATAACCTTCAAAAAACAACTGAGAAGATTGTACTTGATGGAATTTTGAATGAATTAATCTGGCAAGAAACAGAAGTAGCTACTGATTTTTATATGGTAATTCCAGATGATAATAGATCTGCGGAATTGGAATCGGAAGTAAGAATGACCTACGATAATGAAAACTTCTATTTTGCCATTACTTGTTTTGATGGACAGGACGGCTATGTAGTACAATCCTTAAGAAGAGATTGGGACTGGCCCTTAAATGAAAATTTCAGCATATATATAGACCCTTATAATGATTTCACTAATGGCTTTTCATTTGGAATAACACCTTACGGTGTCCAAAGAGAGGGTACTATAGATGAAGGAACAAATGTTAATGAAGATTGGGATAACAAATGGAGTTCAAATGTAAAAAAATATGATGATAGATGGATAGCTGAAATCGCTATTCCATTTAAATCTATCAGATATGCAGAAGGTAATCGAAATTGGAATATCCAATTTTTTAGAAATCATTTAAAAAGAAATGAAAGAAGTAGCTGGATAGCAGTAGAACAACAATATACACCTTCCGCCCTTACATTTAGTGGTAAACTATTGTGGCCAGAGGATCCTCCAAAAACAGGTAGTAATATATCCTTCATTCCTTATGTATTGGGAGATTTATCAAGGAATTATGCAGCCAATGAAACCAATTATTCTAAAAAAGCGAATGCTGGTTTCGATGCTAAAATTGGAATTACTCCTGGCTTAAATCTTGATTTAACGGTTAATCCAGATTTCTCACAAGTTGAAGTTGATAGGCAAGTCATAAATTTAAGTCGATTTGAAGTGAGCTTTCCAGAGAGAAGACAATTCTTTCTGGAAAATGCAGACCTTTTTAGCAAATTTGGCTTCCCTCAAAGCAGAGCATTTTTCTCCAGAAGGATAGGAATAAGTACCGATACATTAGGAAGAACTAGACAGGTACCTATAGTAGGTGGAGCCAGATTAAGTGGGAAATTAAATGAGAAACTAAGACTAGGTTTATTAAACATGAGTACTGCTGAAAATAATGAATTAGGTATACCTTTTCAGAATTATAGTGTTTTGGCATTGCAACAAAATATATTTAGTAGATCAAATGTGGCATTCGTTTTTGCGAACAAGCAAAATATAAATATAAATAAAAGTAGAGAATTCAGTTCTTATAACCCGACAGTAGCCAGAAGGATAGTTCAAAATTCGGACACAACTTTAGAATTCAAGAGTTACAATAGAGTTGTAGGCTTAGAATATAATTTATTCTCTGAAGACACGCGCTGGGCAGGTGACTTTTATTATCAAAGATCATTCGATACCTGGAATGATGATAATACCTATAACCATGGAGCATTTTTAAGATACCAAGAAAGAAATTTTTCAATAAGATGGGTACACACAGCTATTGGAGATGGTTTTAATGCAGAAATGGGATTTGTACCAAGAGTGGGATATAATCAGGGATCTTTTAGTCCCAAATACATTCATTACCCCAAAAGTGATGCTATTATAAACCAAGAAATAAGCTTTGATATATCTTACACTTACAATAATGATTTTTCGAAAAATACTGATCGATCTTTCAGTGTAGATTATGGTGTATCCTTTACCAATACATCTTCCATTTCCGCACAATGGTCAAGAACATACCAATATATGTTCTTTGATTTTAACCCTATTGCTCCAATAGGAAATAGAATTTTACCGCAGGGAAGTGATTACAATTGGAATTCCATGAGATTAAATTATCAATCTGATAGAAGAAAACTTTTAAATATAGACGGATCTCTTACCTATGGTGGATTCTACACAGGAACTCGTTTTAATGCAGGAGGTCAGTTAGCATATAGATTCCAACCTTACGGTTCATTTGCTATTACTTATGATTACAATGCAATTCAACTCTCTGAAGGCTTTGAAAATGCTAACTTTTATCTCCTAGGTCCAAGGCTTGACTTTACTATGACGGACAAAGTATTTTTCACAGGATTTGCTCAATACAATAACCGATTCGATAATGTAAACTATAATTTAAGATTCCAGTGGAGATTTGCACCGGTTTCAGATGTCTTCCTAGTTTATACAGAAAACTTTGCCCCTGGTGGCCCAATAGATTTTGTACCTGGTGAGGACACAAAAAGCAGAGCCATCGTTTTAAAACTTAATTATTGGTTTAACCTTTAGTTAAAACTTAAAGAGTACATAGCCCTCTGAAACATTTTTAGAAATTGTAGTGAGTGCGGATGTAGCCACTTTAGTTTTAGACCATATTTCATCTCTTGCTAATTCCCGAGCCAATAAAGATTGACCGCACACAATCACTTCAGCACCGGCCTCATCCAGAGCTTCCAAAACTGGAATATTAGGATTTTTTGCAATTCTAAATTTTTCGAAATAATTACCGTTTGATAAAATATCTAATACTGCAGGTCCATGAACTACTACCTTTACTTTCAAATTTTCTTTTGGCACTCCTTGAATTCCATGTAAATTCATTAAGCGAGCAACATTATTGATCCAAAAGGAATGTTCTTCAGGATTTTTATTTTCAGATACTAATTCAATAAGAATCTTATATTCTTTATCGGGCTGAACTAATTCAACAGGATCCTCAATTTCATAAATACCACCATATCCTTTCACAATAGGATGTTGTGCTTCTTGAGCTAATATACTGGAGTAACTTAAAGATATTAATAGGGAAAGTATTAGTAATTTATGTTTCATTTTAGTGCGATTTTATAAGTTAAAAATAAGATGAATTTACTTTAATTCTGTATACTTATTGAGAAAATTGAAAACAATTGTCTTTTTCTCTTAATTGGCTTAATTATTTCACGATTTAGTAGTTACTTTGCGACCATAAATTTAGATATAAACAATTAATGGCTTTACAAGAAGAATTTGAAAAACAAGGAGTTTGGTTATTCAAATACAGAGGAACTTTACCTGTATTAATATTATTGATTGGTTTAGGAGTATATCTTTATTCTGTTTTAAACCCTGAAACATTCATAATTCAAGATTCACAAATAAAATCTTATTATTTATTATTCTGTATCGCTGTTAGTTTATTTGGTCAATACATAAGAGCATACACGGTTGGTCATACTCCAAAAAACACTTCTGGAAGAAACACCGAAAAACAACTAGCAGATTCATTAAATACAACGGGGATTTATTCTACTGTTCGACATCCGTTATATGTTGGTAATTTTTTCATGTGGTTTGGACCTGCTCTTTTAACAGAAAATATATGGTTCAATATTGCCTTCATATTATTCTATTGGGTGTATTATGAAAGAATCATGTTCGCTGAAGAACAATTCTTAAGGAGAAAATTTGGAGAAACTTATTTAAAATGGGCAGAGAAAACACCTGCATTCATTCCTTCATTTAAGAACTTTGTAAAACCTAATTTACCATACAGTTGGAAAAAGGTTCTAAAAAAGGAAAAAAATGGGTTTGCAGCAATATTTATAATATTTGCAGCATTTGATATTGCTGGGGAGTTATTAAAAGGATCTAAAAATTTTAATAATTATTTATTGATTGCAGCAGGCATTTCAATCATTTTATATTTAGTGTTAAAGGCTTTGAAGAAATCTTCATTATTAAGAACTGAGCCTAATAGATAATAAAAAAAGCTGTTTCAATAATGAAACAGCTTTTAATTTTCTTCATTTTTCTGTTCAGATTGATTTTCTTTCTTATCCTTTTTATTGAACAGATTCCCGAATATTTTTTTCTTATCATTTGAGGTTGAATCACTTGCCTGTTGATTTCCCTTACCTCCTTCTAATCTCTTTTCTTGTTTGGCTTGAGCTGAGTCTCTTTCAGCAGATTGTTGAATTAGAATATCATTTCCTACTAATAACATATAATTCACAAAATCAACATTGTAATGAAAACGTTTTGTATTATCCCAGGGATCAGCACCTTGTGCCAACTGTGCAGAATCTAATTCAGGTGTAAAAGGCGTTTTTTCTGGAGCATCTCCCCCTTCAGCAATTTCAGGCAATCCATTTTCACTCACATTTAATAATGAATCAACCTCTTCGCTATATACATTCTTCTGATCGACTTGTAGCAATCCTTGTTCCTTCCAATAGCCGTATTTCTTTTCAGAAATACCATAGATATTGGTTTTATAGTGACCTGTAGATGTTGAAGCTGTTAAAACCAAAGAATCCCCTTGAAACAAGGAAAATCTCTTCCTTTGTTCTTCCTCATCTAGAATGTAGCTACTCTGAAATGCAGCACATACCATTTTATCTTTACAAGCCGTAAAGACAAAAACTAGGATAAAAAATATAGGGATATACTTCTTCATTATTTATTTAATAGCTGATACAAACCAGGTTCAATATAATCCGCCCATTCTTCATACATTTTGGCTGATGGATGTAAATCATCTTTAGCAACATAATCTGTATTCCAAATAGCCTTTAAAGATAAGGGAGTTATATCAAAAAACTCAACACCGTATTCTTCACATATGTTTCTTGCAACCTTATTATATTTCTTAAGTTCTTTAGCAATTATAGCTCCATTTTTATTATTATTTTTAACAAAAGGAGTAACTCCATAATCTGGAATACTTACAACGAATACATTTTTAGCTTTCTTGTCTGCTAAAGTGATCGCTTTCTTTAATAACTCTTCAAACTCTTCTTCATATTGAATTATCCCATAACCTCTATATTGATTATTAACACCAATAAGAAGACTAACAATATCATAAGTAGTGTTTTCTAATGATTTATCTTTATTGATCGCCTCTATTAATTCATCCGTTGTCCATCCAGTGGTCGCTATTATTTTTTCCACTTCTATTTCAATCCCACGATCATTTAGTTTTTTGGAAAGCACAACTGGCCATCTTTCTTCTTCTTCAACTAACTCACCAATAGTGTAGGAATCACCTAATGCTAAATAGGAATATTTATCTTGTGACATTGATTTCATGCTAATCGAAAATACTATAAATACGATAAGGGCTGATTTAATGATTTTCATTGTTATTAATATAAATAAAATGCAAATTAAAATATATTTATTAGAATGGAAACAATCTTGATATGAACTTACAGTATTAATTACTATTCAATTGTCGAAAATTATGTACTGTTCATGCATTAGAATTGTACAAAAGTTCATATTAATGAAAATTTGATGGTTTTAGTGGATGAAAAGCTAAATTCATGACCTATAAGTATAGGTTTATCGAAAAAACTTATTTCATTCCATAAATTTTCCTTTTTTTTATAAATGTAATAAAATTCGAATAGTTGATTTGACTTTAACACGATAATTATTGAGACTCTTTTTAATCGCTACATATATATTACTTCCTTTTTTCGCTTTTACTCAAGATAAAATCACGACTGAAGGCCTGCCAGGTTCGGTAAATAGTAGTACCCAAGATGTACGGCCAGTAATTTCTGATGATGGAAAAAAAATATACCTAACCCGAAGATTTCATCCTGAAAACATCAGAGGAGATAAAGACTTTCAAGATGTATGGGTTAGTCAATTGGATTCTCGTGGCATATGGACCAAACCCAAAAACATGGGAGAGAAATATAATGATAAACGCCCAAATGATTTAGTGAGAGCTAGCAAAAATGATGATTCTTTGATTTTTGTTAATTCTAGATACAAAGGAATTAACTCAGAATTAGCATTATTTAAAAAAGGAAAATCAGACCCTATTGAACTGCCAATAGATGGCTTTTACAATAAAAGTAATTATGTAGACTACGACTACAATTTTAAAAACAACATTATCATAATGGCGGTTGAAAGAAGCGATACTGAAGGAGATCAGGATTTATATTTCAGCATTTATGATGAAACAACAGGTAGATTTACCACACCTAAATCCATGGGGAAAGCATTGAATAGTGAAAAAGCTGACTTTGCTCCTTTCCTAACGAATGACGGATACACTATCTTTTTTGCTAGTTACGGCCATGGTGGACAAGGATCTGCAGACTTATTCATGTCACATAGAACAGGAGGCTGGGACGATTGGTCTGAACCTGAAAACTTAGGAAATGTAATTAATACTAAATTTGAAGAAACATATGTTTCTATTGATCCAAGCTTTAACTATTTATATTATGATTCTTACCCTCCAGGAGCATCTAATAGAAATATATGGAGAGCGACACTTTCAGATGAAATAAAAAATAAAATAACCGCAGCAAAAGAAAGAAAACAAAATAAGCCAGCCCCTCCTCCTGTTACACAACAGGAAAAACCAATCCAAGAGCCAGAAGCAGAAACTAGTTTAACTGAAAATAACCTTGATGAAACTTCCAATGATACTCAGGAAGAAATTACCGAAGCTGATAAAGTGCAACAACCGCCTGTGGAAACAGAAGAGGTAATTGCTGAAAATCCAGTTCCTATTTCCGTTAAAATTGACAGAGAGATGGATTATGTAAAAGAACAAGAGAGAAATAATAAAGGGTTTCTATCGACTTTAGGTAATAAATTAGGTTTTGGTGAGGATGAAGAGATTAATTTGATTGACGCTGGTGCAAAAGGTCAAAAAATCAATAGAAATATTTATTTCAAATTTGACTCCGAAAAAGTTCTAAGTAAATTCGACATGTTATTAGATGAAATTACTGCTATTCTTGAGGAGAAACCTCAATTAAAAATCTTACTTGAAGGACATACTGATGCAATTGGAGGTGAGGATATTAATATAGACTTATCATGTAAAAGATCTAATAATGTGAAGGAAGCATTAATCGAACGTGGAATAAATCAATACAGAATTGAAATTAGTTGTGAAGGTAAAGAAAGGCCAATTGCAACTAATGATGATGAATTTGAAGGTAGAGAATTAAATAGAAGAGTAGAATTTTATCTATTTTGATTTACTTCATCTCTTAGTTTTTTGGGAAGTTTTGATACAACCAAATCGTAGCTGTGATTTATCCAGTGATATATTTCATTATCAGTTAAACTCCCATCAAACTCAATTGTATTCCAATGCTTTTTATTCATGTGATAACCGGGTTTAACCGCTTCGTATTTTTCCCTCAACTTTATTGCTTCAATAGGATCACATTTTAGGTTTACACTTTGAAAAAGCTCAACATCAATCAGGGCAAATATTTTCCCTATTACTTTAAAAACCAATGTATCTTCATCAAAAGGGAAACTTTCAGTTACCCCATATTTTTGAAGGCAGAAGTTTCTAAAGTCTTCAATATTCATCTCAAATTATTAAAACTTCAATTTTAAATAATGATAAAATTATCTAATGATCGCTCTAGTAACCATAATGATTAATGCAATTAGGAACATGACAATGGATATTTTATTAATGCCATGCATCATTTTAAGGTTAAAGTTATTGGGTGCATCTGGATCTTTTTTACCAAAAAGCCTGGCAAAATAAGTAGTAACTTCTCCTAATTGAAAATATCTTTTCCAATCTTGATTTGTCTCTTTATTTAAATCTTCTAAATCTTTCTGCTCTTTCATAAATATTTATTGAATTCGGTATTGTAACCAAACTAAACAGTTTCAGGTTCAATCCAATTACCATCTTCTCTAATAATATCAATTAATTCATCAACCGCTTTTTCAAAAGGAACCCCTCTTTTCATTACTTCTTGTCCTTTATATAAAGTTATCTTTCCTTTTCCGGAACCTACATATCCATAATCTGCATCCGCCATTTCCCCTGGCCCATTTACGATACATCCCATAATCCCAATCTTTACTCCTTTCAAATGATTAGTTCTAGATCTAATCATTGCAGTTGTTTCTTGTAAATCAAACAAGGTTCTTCCGCAGGAAGGACACGAAATATATTCTGTTTTAGAAATCCTAGTTCTACTTGCTTGCAATATATTGAAAGCTGTTTCATTTATAGCTTTGTCTCCTCCACAGTTTTCTGCTGCAATAAAGATTCCATCACCAAAACCATCAATAAGCAAACCTCCCATGTCAGTAGCTGAATATAGTTGAAGCGACTCAATCGGTAAATCTTTGTATGCTCTTCCAATTACGACTGGAATATCACAATTGCTTTCAGACAGCTCTAAGAATAGTCTTCTTTGCTCTGCCATACCATGTTTATTGTAGGTATCAATTAGCAGCACCGCTGTTTTATCACTTTTTAATCTTTGGATGAATTCTTGATTCAAATCACTTAAACAAGCGTAAATGAAGTTCAAAGAAGGATGCGTTTCTACTCCACCTAAATATTGGTCTGGTTTTATAAATGGAAATCTTCTGTCTTTATTTTTTTCTTTTAACCAAGTTTCATGAGAATGGATTATCCCCAAAGTACCAGGGATTTCAAAATCTACCTTCTTATGATTTGTAAAAATATAATCACATGCAAAGTCTGAGATTGACCATTTATCTAAAGGAACTGAGTAATTATAACCAACACCAAAGAAAGATGCAGGTGTAATTTTTTCTTTAGTTGAAAAATCAGCTATTACAACAGGAACCTCTTTACCTCCTATGTTTTCTGTTTGCCTTGTTTGTCTTTTCTCATATTCATAAGGGTTGAAATGGCAATTTTCAATGCTTGGGATTTCCTCATGGCCTTCCCTGTTTGAATATCGATCAGCTAATATTTTAGCAACTGGTATCTCTTCCTCTGGTTCCTCTGTTAATGAAACTCTTATGGTATCACCTAAACCATCTTCCAATAAAGTACCTATACCAACTGAACTTTTAATTCTACCATCCTCTGCTTCCCCAGCTTCTGTTACTCCCAAATGCAAAGGATAGGGTTTTAAACCTTCCTCATCCAATTTCTGAACTAATAAACGATAGGCTTGAACCATTACCTGTGGGTTACTGGATTTCATAGAAACTACTATATCATGAAAATCCATCTCTTCACAAATTCTTATAAATTCTAGTGCGGATTCAACCATACCAAATGGTGTATCACCATACCGACTCATAATTCTATCTGATAGGGAACCATGATTGGTACCAATTCTTATTGCAGTACCATGCTCTTTACAAATCTGAACAAGAGGTTTAAATCGTTTCTTAATCCTGTCTAATTCAGCCTTATAGCTATCATCTGTATATTCTATATTTTCGAATTTCTTTTTATCGGCATAATTGCCAGGATTTACTCTAACTTTTTCAACTATTTTTGCGGCTAATTCAGCTGCGTTGGGTGTGAAATGGATATCCGCAACTAAAGGTGTATTGTAACCTCTTTTTCTTAATCCCTCTTTAATATTTCTTAGATTCTCAGCTTCTTTTATGGAAGGTGCTGTAATTCTTACTAATTGACATCCCGCATCAATCATTCTGATGGATTGCTCAATTGAGCCTTCTGTATCCATTGTATCAACCGTAGTCATGGATTGTAGAACTATGGGATTATCACCTCCTATAATGATGTCTCCTATTTTTACGGGAATAGTTTTTCTTCTCTTATAAGAAACTAAGCTATTACAATACTTCTGAAATTTATTAGTTGAGATTTCCATATATGTTTACTTCCATCATTTAAACTTCAAAGTAAACAAATTGTTAGTATAACAACTATATTTAATTGTTAATTTTAATGCTTTAAGCTGAGGTTAAGGAGATTATACCCAGCCAATCTCCTCAAATACTTCATATACTTTCAGGCCTAAATATGCATCAGTAGCAGCATAATCCATTTGGGCCTCAGTTAATTCAGCTTTTTCCCAATTTGAAGTTTGTTGAGCCTTTGAAATTCTTTTCTTTAAAAAGATTGCAGTGAGATTTTTAGCTCCACTTTGTAGCATACCATTTTCTCTTGCAATAACGCCTATATCTTCAAAACCAGCAGGTTTGAATTTCCTTAATTTCTGTAAATCTTTTAAATCATCATGTATGGCAGCTCCTACTTTTATAATCGCAGGATCTTCAAAAATTCGAATTAGATCTCCAGGAAATCCACAAAGTAAATTTCTAATCAAAAATACTTCATCATCAGTTGCTAGTTGAATTAAAGAAACTGGATTGTATTGACCTTTTCTAAAAACAGGTTTTGCTTCGGTATCAAAACCTAAAATTTCAGCTCTCCACAATTTGGGAATAACTTCATCCCAATCTTCATCTTTCTCAACCAAGGTAATTTGACCTTCAAATTTCCAAAGCGGTAAATCCTTGATTTCTTCTTTCGAAATCTCCTTTACAATGTTCATTTATCCGAAATTCTTCTAATTTTTATATTTAGATAAGCAAAAAGAATAGTCATGAATGGACTTATAATATTAAAGAATGCATATGGAGCATAAGTCCAAGTTGAAACTCCTAACACCGAGGACTGCGTTGCTCCACAAGTATTCCATGGAATTAAAACACTTGTCACGGTACCAGAATCCTCTAAAGTTCTACTTAATACTTCTGGTTTCAACCCCCTCTCCTTATAGGTATCAGCAAACATCCTTCCTGGAACCACTATAGCTAAATATTGATCTGAAGCCGTTACATTGAAGAAAACACAAGTAGTAGCAGTTGAAGTAACCAAAGAGCCAGTTGAATTAGCTAATTTTATAATGGATCCAGTAATCACCTGAAGCATCTTAGTTGATTCCATAACTCCGCCAAAAACCATAGCACAAATGATTAACCAAATTGTATTCAACATGCCATACATTCCTCCTGTAGATAAGAGGTCATTAACCATTTGATTAGATGTTGTAATACTAATGTCTCCATACATAGAAACCATTACTGCTCTATAAGATTGCTCAAAGAAGTTTCCCGTTCCACCTGAAATAATTTCGATTATTTGCGGTTGAAAAACTATTGCAAATACTCCACCTAACAAAGTACCGATTAATAAAGCAGGAATTGCAGAAATCTTTTTAACAATCATAAAAATTACAGCTGCAGGCACTAAAAACAACCATAAATTGATATTGAATTTATCTTGAATTGCTGCTTGAACCTGACCTACCTGTTCTATGTCTGTTTCAGAACTATTCATGAATCCTAAAACTAAAAATATAATTAAAGCTATTGCAATTGAAGGAATGGTAGTGTATGCCATATACCGAATATGAGTGAACAAATCTGTTCCTGCCATTGCTGGGGCAAGGTTGGTGGTATCACTAAGAGGCGACATTTTATCCCCAAAATAAGCGCCTGAAATAATTGCACCAGCCACAACCCCTTCACTCATCCCTAAAGTCTGTCCAATTCCTAAAAGCGCTAAACCTAAAGTGGCGATGGTACTCCATGAACTTCCGGTTGCAACCGATACTATTGCACTTACCACACAAGCAGCAAATAAAAATATTGTAGGATTTAAAATATTTAAGCCATAATAAATCATGGCTGGAACAATTCCGCTCAATAACCAAGTACCAGCAAGCGAACCTATCAACAATAAAATTAAAATTGATGACATTGCAGAACTTATACTGCTTACTATACCATCCAACATGGTTGACCACCTAAATCCAACTTTTAAAGCAATGACTGATGCTACACCAGCAGATAAAATTAACGCTATTTGATTTGATCCGTCTAATGTGGCGTCTCCAAAAAAGTAAACGTTTAAACTTAATAATGTGATTAAAAATAGTATAGGAATTAGTGATTGAATTAGGCTAGGCCTGATCTGCTTGTCCGTCATGTAAGTTAAATCAATATATTAATTTAAATTGAATTCGAAATATAATAAAAATAAGTCATCAGTCAGCAAGCAAATGATGTAATTCCTCTCCTACCTGAGTACCAATGGCGACTCCCATTCCTCCTAAACGCACACCAACAGCTATTCTATCTGATGTTTTTTTGATAATCGGTGATTTATTTCTGCCAAAAGCCATAATACCTGACCATTCCATATCAATAGTAAAATTTTGATTGGGTAGTATTAGATTGTTTAAATCATCTAGAATTGATGATTTAATTTTAGGATTGATTCCAAAACTGCTAGTGTTTTCTGTTTCTTTATCTAAATTTCTTCCTCCTCCAATCAACACTCTATTTCCAACATTTCTGAAATAAAAATAACCTTCTTCATAATGAAAAACACCTTTAAACTTCAGATCCTCTATTGGTTTAGTAATCATTACCATTCCTCTTCCAGGATTTATATCTTCTTCCTTCAACCATTTATGAGCAAATGCATTCGTGCAAATTGCTACTTTTTCGGCTATTAGATCGATCGAATCAAAACTTGTTTTACATTTTAAAGACACGTGATGATCGTGCTCATTTATTTCTTCAACCTCAGATGCAGTGAAGAATTTTATCCCCAATTCACTACAAGCAGACCACCAACTTTTAATCATCTCACCAGTATTGATTTGACCTTCAAATGAATTTACTACTATGGTTTCTAATTCATCCTTATTAAAACCAAAATTATTAATGAGGGACGAGTCTAAACTGTATACATCTTTCTTGAATATACCCTTAAGTAAACTATTATAATGATCTATATATTCAAGAGCAGGCAATTCTGCCTTTCTAATCAATTCAAACCCACCGTTCTCTTCTAATCCAATGTTTTTATTTCCTAAAATATTTTGAAGTAATTGTAATCCCTTCCAGCGTTTTTCAACTAATGCTACCTGTTCATTTTCAGATAGACCCTTTCTATCATCTACCAGCTCGGTAATACTTCCAAAGCATGCAAAACCTGCATTTTTTGAACTAGCACCACTTGGAAAAATCCCTCTTTCAACAATAGCAATATCAGCTTTCGGATATTTCCTTTTAAGATGGTACGCAGTTGAGCAACCTACAATTCCTCCACCTATGATTATGTAATTATATTTTGATAGACTTTCTCTTTCCCAGAAACTTAACATCATGATTTATTTTAGAACAATAGTTGAAAAATAATTCGAATTAAGCGAGATTGCCCAATGAAACAGGAAGTATTTAATAATTATCCAATTCAAATTCAATTCAATCTGCTAAACAATCAATTTTATGAACTTAAATTCAATTGTAAATAAAGCTCAGCATTCAAAATTCTATTTATGGTTACTTAATCAAGGTTTAGATAGAATGATTCCTTTTAACAAACCCCACGGATTTAAAATTACATCTATAAATGAAGAAAAAATTCAAACATTATTACCCTATAAAAGGAGAAATCTGAATCACATAAAAGGAATTCACGCATGTGCTATGGCTACAATTTCAGAATACACTACAGGATTGATGATTTTATATAAATTGGATGTTAAAAAATACAGAATCATCATGCAGAAATTAGAAATGGATTATCACTTCCAGGCAAAAATGGATGCAGTAGCAGAATTTAGTATAGATGATAATTGGGTAAAGAATCAGGTTGAAGAGCCATTGAAAACAAATGATTCAGTTGTGATACCTTGTGAGCTAAAACTATATGATAAAAAACAGAATCATTTAAGCACAGGAACTATTTATTGGCAAATTAAGCCTTGGGATAAAGTAAGAA is drawn from Marivirga arenosa and contains these coding sequences:
- a CDS encoding MmcQ/YjbR family DNA-binding protein, whose protein sequence is MNIEDFRNFCLQKYGVTESFPFDEDTLVFKVIGKIFALIDVELFQSVNLKCDPIEAIKLREKYEAVKPGYHMNKKHWNTIEFDGSLTDNEIYHWINHSYDLVVSKLPKKLRDEVNQNR
- a CDS encoding DUF6728 family protein → MKEQKDLEDLNKETNQDWKRYFQLGEVTTYFARLFGKKDPDAPNNFNLKMMHGINKISIVMFLIALIIMVTRAIIR
- the ispG gene encoding (E)-4-hydroxy-3-methylbut-2-enyl-diphosphate synthase, producing MEISTNKFQKYCNSLVSYKRRKTIPVKIGDIIIGGDNPIVLQSMTTVDTMDTEGSIEQSIRMIDAGCQLVRITAPSIKEAENLRNIKEGLRKRGYNTPLVADIHFTPNAAELAAKIVEKVRVNPGNYADKKKFENIEYTDDSYKAELDRIKKRFKPLVQICKEHGTAIRIGTNHGSLSDRIMSRYGDTPFGMVESALEFIRICEEMDFHDIVVSMKSSNPQVMVQAYRLLVQKLDEEGLKPYPLHLGVTEAGEAEDGRIKSSVGIGTLLEDGLGDTIRVSLTEEPEEEIPVAKILADRYSNREGHEEIPSIENCHFNPYEYEKRQTRQTENIGGKEVPVVIADFSTKEKITPASFFGVGYNYSVPLDKWSISDFACDYIFTNHKKVDFEIPGTLGIIHSHETWLKEKNKDRRFPFIKPDQYLGGVETHPSLNFIYACLSDLNQEFIQRLKSDKTAVLLIDTYNKHGMAEQRRLFLELSESNCDIPVVIGRAYKDLPIESLQLYSATDMGGLLIDGFGDGIFIAAENCGGDKAINETAFNILQASRTRISKTEYISCPSCGRTLFDLQETTAMIRSRTNHLKGVKIGIMGCIVNGPGEMADADYGYVGSGKGKITLYKGQEVMKRGVPFEKAVDELIDIIREDGNWIEPETV
- a CDS encoding 3'-5' exonuclease; this encodes MNIVKEISKEEIKDLPLWKFEGQITLVEKDEDWDEVIPKLWRAEILGFDTEAKPVFRKGQYNPVSLIQLATDDEVFLIRNLLCGFPGDLIRIFEDPAIIKVGAAIHDDLKDLQKLRKFKPAGFEDIGVIARENGMLQSGAKNLTAIFLKKRISKAQQTSNWEKAELTEAQMDYAATDAYLGLKVYEVFEEIGWV
- the nhaC gene encoding Na+/H+ antiporter NhaC, whose translation is MTDKQIRPSLIQSLIPILFLITLLSLNVYFFGDATLDGSNQIALILSAGVASVIALKVGFRWSTMLDGIVSSISSAMSSILILLLIGSLAGTWLLSGIVPAMIYYGLNILNPTIFLFAACVVSAIVSVATGSSWSTIATLGLALLGIGQTLGMSEGVVAGAIISGAYFGDKMSPLSDTTNLAPAMAGTDLFTHIRYMAYTTIPSIAIALIIFLVLGFMNSSETDIEQVGQVQAAIQDKFNINLWLFLVPAAVIFMIVKKISAIPALLIGTLLGGVFAIVFQPQIIEIISGGTGNFFEQSYRAVMVSMYGDISITTSNQMVNDLLSTGGMYGMLNTIWLIICAMVFGGVMESTKMLQVITGSIIKLANSTGSLVTSTATTCVFFNVTASDQYLAIVVPGRMFADTYKERGLKPEVLSRTLEDSGTVTSVLIPWNTCGATQSSVLGVSTWTYAPYAFFNIISPFMTILFAYLNIKIRRISDK
- a CDS encoding NAD(P)/FAD-dependent oxidoreductase, whose translation is MMLSFWERESLSKYNYIIIGGGIVGCSTAYHLKRKYPKADIAIVERGIFPSGASSKNAGFACFGSITELVDDRKGLSENEQVALVEKRWKGLQLLQNILGNKNIGLEENGGFELIRKAELPALEYIDHYNSLLKGIFKKDVYSLDSSLINNFGFNKDELETIVVNSFEGQINTGEMIKSWWSACSELGIKFFTASEVEEINEHDHHVSLKCKTSFDSIDLIAEKVAICTNAFAHKWLKEEDINPGRGMVMITKPIEDLKFKGVFHYEEGYFYFRNVGNRVLIGGGRNLDKETENTSSFGINPKIKSSILDDLNNLILPNQNFTIDMEWSGIMAFGRNKSPIIKKTSDRIAVGVRLGGMGVAIGTQVGEELHHLLAD